The segment ttaattttttgccAAAATCAAAATTGGCGTAGTATTTGAAGAAGTTCACCAACAACATGCGAACCGTCTCCTTGTTAAGTGATACAAAATTAATTTCCCGAGGATAACCCAAATTCCAGGCACCGTAATTCATACGTGGGTTACCCATTTGTAGGTCCTGAACCGAGGGCAGCAAAGGTAATTTCTTTGTCTGCAGATAAAATATGAGCATCATTACGATGCAGTAAGTGTTCATTTGTCGGTGGTTCGTCAGAAGGTATGCACACTTCGACCAAAACTTAATGATTACGGCCATCTGATGAATACGATAATCGAATCTAAAAAGGGACAAACTATTAGCTAATCGGCGGATTGTTTGATCCACTAAAACCATTTACCGCGTAACAGCATAGATGAATTTGCTATTGTAACATCCGCGTGCGTTACTAAAATTAATATCGCAAGTCAGGTTGGTCGGTACGTGAATGGCCCGCAGCAGGGGCACCTTGGCTCCCAAAATTTTCACCATGCAGTCAAAATTAACATCTCGCAGCATTCGACTAAAAACTACGTGaattattttattctggtccTGCTTGCTTTCCTTAGTTATCTCATAGTGAATGTAAAAGTCTAAATCCGAGTCCCGGAAGGCTAATCCAGATTTGACCGATCCAAATTCATATATCTGGAAACCATTGTCCGGAAAACGTAAAACACGGACCAGATCCGTCTTTACGCGGCTCACTGCCCTATCGATTTCGTCCTGCGATGGCTGAAGGGTGTGGATCAATGCCCTCATCGTTTCATGTTCGTCAGCAGTATCTAGCCTTCGGAGTGTTTGCAAGATCGGTTCAACCATATGACGAAGTTTTCTAGCTTCCACTTCGTCCTCCGATGAACCGCGCTTGTTGGCTTTATGACGTTTAGCGGATAGTTTCCGTTTCCTACCGGTGCTTTGTTTCGGCTGCTCTCCATCCGTCGGTTGCTCGCTGTCCTTCGGCTCTCCATCCGTCGAATGCTCGCTGTCCTTCGGTTCTTCATCCGTCGGTTGCTCGCTGTCCTTCGGCTCTCCATCCGTCGGTTGCTCGCAGTCCTTCGGTTCTCCATCCGTCAGTTGCTCGCTGTCCTTCGGCTCTGGTGGCGATGCCGAAGCAGGTGCGGTAGAGGGCCCTGGTTGTTGTTCATCATCGGCCATCGCTGTTTTCAAAAACAATCGACCTTGAGGGGGATGGACCGTATGTGGCGCAATATTGTATTTTCACTTACCGGAGTCTTTCTGCTAGAACAGAGTACAAAGTAAAGCACCTTACCGGACAGTTGCAACAAATGCGAGGACTCAAAATGCCACTTGTTTCGATTTTTAATTGTACTGATGATGATGGCTGCTATACTGCTGGGTGCTTTGCTTGTGCTCCTTGTGCTTGCGTGATTTTCTTTTGTGATGGATTAGTTTAAACGtcaaaataaatatcaaaatgGAATTTTGAGGACGCCACACGCCACAAAAATAAAAGCTATTTGACAATTCAGACGATTCAGGTTTTACTGACAAAGCTTCCAAAGAACATATACTATAAGTGAGGTGACTCATTCCGGCATTTTCTAATTCCAGGCGAGTGATCCTAACATCAGGacaattctcgcgtcacttttcatttcgtccaatgtaacaaatgtaaacaaatccggtttatcataacaaattattgctctttttaaactctatgttatacaaaaatacCTGCTCAAATAGAATTAGTTTTAGgttaaaaaattagcattatcaaaatgtccaatgtgcacattcgaattacggatgactgactgttacttcggtcgttctcatctgatgtccaaagtgctaaaaaaaatcaaaacaaacccaatctgtacattggacgtttagcaagtgaaagtgttttttcgcattatttatgcattttaagtgaaacaagcggcctaatattgaaaaatagtctcaaaaatagcgtagcacggcaacgcacgtattttacggtgatctcgcttaatttatgtgcaatagcctggaaaaataaaaacgtccaaagtacagtatgagatggtaaacagtccaatgtaactttttccataataaatcaaaactgcttagttttaattagatttttaaaatctccattaaatattgaatgttattattcatcaaccacgttgagtgaatgactgaaaattatttcattttgaaacaatctaaagttcaattcgaagaacttcgatctcgtttttctcaatacggtggaattgttacattggacgaaatcaaaagtgacgcgagaattatTATTCTACCTTTAGTTTTCATAAGGTCACACAATCAATGTTAGAGGGTCATTCCGGTCGAACggcgagccgaacattttcttctgtcagtttggttcgtggcactcacacaccgGCAAGCGTGTTGggcgaacatgaattcaccaacattct is part of the Sabethes cyaneus chromosome 2, idSabCyanKW18_F2, whole genome shotgun sequence genome and harbors:
- the LOC128734631 gene encoding uncharacterized protein LOC128734631; protein product: MADDEQQPGPSTAPASASPPEPKDSEQLTDGEPKDCEQPTDGEPKDSEQPTDEEPKDSEHSTDGEPKDSEQPTDGEQPKQSTGRKRKLSAKRHKANKRGSSEDEVEARKLRHMVEPILQTLRRLDTADEHETMRALIHTLQPSQDEIDRAVSRVKTDLVRVLRFPDNGFQIYEFGSVKSGLAFRDSDLDFYIHYEITKESKQDQNKIIHVVFSRMLRDVNFDCMVKILGAKVPLLRAIHVPTNLTCDINFSNARGCYNSKFIYAVTRFDYRIHQMAVIIKFWSKCAYLLTNHRQMNTYCIVMMLIFYLQTKKLPLLPSVQDLQMGNPRMNYGAWNLGYPREINFVSLNKETVRMLLVNFFKYYANFDFGKKLISPYVGRLCSVEEMRKSKVRELQPYYRAVEHQDYPPFNFGTMLSIQDPFELNLNIGGVCNSAAHFEQFKLSFQKAYEVCCENQETSFSKLLAKLFTDVTRYHKVAKPRPETLPNLKHQPQIPQWRICRLLPIEYELFIVREILRTELTDKTMVIADQQIKDMWADCMIDFIEDILEKIYLCQVMRLTGEEPAASVPPSINRKDIRTLQLRCERQVMFKRPRFQFSTEEELNNEIAISKARWELNRPMTFTAQVDMFKTQDAIEFHINGDPKDSSTQQFVENYFLPHVRKCINGYFKLMLTKTAEKVKQMRAAASTAGVTKEVASKPAETKEVASKPDETKEVASKPDETKEVTSKTDATKEVAAQ